A portion of the Pogoniulus pusillus isolate bPogPus1 chromosome 6, bPogPus1.pri, whole genome shotgun sequence genome contains these proteins:
- the PDE2A gene encoding cGMP-dependent 3',5'-cyclic phosphodiesterase: MQVRPGSGTGWVSSHGNHPPPPRPPTQQACSRGQQLLLRAEPAREALQDALLSLGAVLDANSLRDSLRQALLSLLPRVEHLYLYLREGDSRLLCDDPPHELPTHGKLRDAVRRQKRLECGGLPPAELPGDHLAPLAAPLAPGTQVLLLPLVDKESSAVVCVILVRCGQLSEADEQNLRALERHALVALRRLQALQKLQPWPQLSLSSSSSQASLAKAQRGTEGSYSDLDCKILQLCGELYDLDAASLQLKVVNYLKQETQSLCCCLLLVSEDNHQLFCQVVGDRVLEEEISFSLTFGRLGQVVEDKKSITLQDISQEEHKQLSSMLGTEVTSMLCVPVTSRATSQVVALACAFNKLSGDSYTEADEHKIQHCFCYTSTVLTSTLAFQKEQKLKCECQALLQVAKNLFTHLDDVSVLLQEIITEARNLSNAEICSVFLLDRPSHELVAKVFDGGVVDDESYEIRIPADQGIAGHVATTGKILNIRDAYSHPLFYRGVDDSTGFRTRNILCFPIKNESQEVIGVAELVNKINGPWFSKFDEDLATAFSIYCGISIAHSLLYKKVNEAQYRSHLANEMMMYHMKVSDDEYSKLLSEGIQPVATIDPNFASFTYTPRSLPEDDTSMAILSMLQDMNFISTYKMDRQTLTRFCLMVKKGYRDPPYHNWMHAFSVSHFCYLLYKNLELVNYLEDIEIFALFISCMCHDLDHRGTNNSFQVASKSVLAALYSSEGSVMERHHFAQAIAILNSQGCNIFDHFSRKDYQRMLDLMRDIILATDLAHHLRIFKDLQKMAEVGYDPKNKQHRSLLLCLLMTSCDLSDQTKGWKTTRKIAELIYKEFFSQGDLEKAMGNRPLEMMDREKAYIPELQISFMEHIAMPIYKLLQELFPKAAELYQRVASNREQWTKVSHKFTLRGLPSNNSLDFLDEDYDPQAPEPPLNGCLQAEPGAPPEPRAPPQEGAE, from the exons CcgcgggcagcagctgctgctgagggcagagccGGCGCGGGAGGCGCTACAG gatgctctgctgagcctgggggcagtgctggatGCCAACAGCCTGAGGGACTCCCTgcgccaggctctgctctcgctgctgcccagggtg GAGCACCTGTACCTGTACCTGCGGGAGGGGGACTCGAGGCTGCTCTGTGATGATCCCCCCCACGAGCTGCCCACCCACGGCAAGCTCAG GGATGCGGTGCGGAGGCAGAAGCGGTTGGAGTGTGGGGGGCTgccccctgcagagctgccaggcgACCACCTGGCACCCCTGGCAGCACCCCTGGCGCCTGGCACACaag TTCTCCTCCTGCCGCTGGTGGACAAGGAGAGCAGCGCCGTGGTCTGCGTCATCCTG gtgcGCTGCGGGCAGCTGAGCGAGGCGGACGAGCAGAACCTGCGGGCACTGGAGCGCCAC GCCCTGGTGGCTCTCCGGCGCCTGCAGgccctgcagaagctgcagccctggccccagctcagcctctccagcagctcctcccaggCCTCCTTGGCCAAGGCTCAGAGGGGCACCGAGGGCAGCTACAGCGACCTGGACTGCAAGatcctgcagctctgtg GGGAGCTCTACGACCTGGACGCGGCCTCGCTGCAGCTGAAGGTCGTCAACTAC CTGAAGCAGGAGACTCAGtcgctgtgctgctgcctgctgctggtctcGGAGGACAACCAccaactcttctgccag GTGGTTGGTGACCgagtgctggaggaggagatcaGCTTCTCG CTCACCTTCGGGCGCCTGGGCCAGGTGGTGGAGGACAAGAAGTCAATCACCCTGCAGGACATCAGCCAG GAGGAGCacaagcagctgagcagcatgCTGGGCACGGAGGTCACCTCCATGCTCTGTGTGCCAGTCACCAGCAGGGCAACCTCCCAGGTGGTGGCCTTGGCCTGTGCCTTCAACAAGCTCAGCGGGGACag CTACACGGAGGCAGACGAGCACAAGAtccagcactgcttctgctaCACCTCCACGGTGCTCACCAGCACCTTGGCCTTCCAGAAGGAGCAGAAGCTCAAGTGCGAGTGCCAG gcGCTGCTGCAGGTGGCCAAGAACCTCTTCACGCACTTGG aCGAtgtctcagtgctgctgcaggagatcaTCACCGAGGCCAGGAACCTCAGCAACGCCGAGAT ctgctctgtgttccTCCTGGACCGCCCCAGCCACGAGCTGGTGGCGAAGGTGTTCGATGGGGGAGTGGTGGACGATGAG AGCTACGAGATTCGGATCCCCGCGGACCAGGGCATCGCCGGGCACGTGGCCACGACGGGCAAGATCCTGAACATCCGAGACGCCTACTCGCACCCACTCTTCTACCGCGGCGTGGACGACTCCACGGGCTTCAGGACACGCAACATCCTCTGCTTCCCCATCAAGAACGAGAGCCAAG AGGTGATCGGGGTGGCAGAGCTGGTGAACAAGATCAATGGGCCCTGGTTCAGCAAGTTCGATGAggacctggccacagccttctCCATCTACTGTGGCATCAGCATCGCCCAC TCGTTGCTGTACAAGAAGGTGAACGAGGCTCAGTACCGCAGCCACTTGGCCAACGAGATGATGATGTACCACATGAAG GTGTCGGACGATGAGTACAGCAAGCTGCTGAGCGAGGGCATCCAGCCGGTGGCCACCATCGACCCCAACTTCGCCAGCTTCACCTACACCCCCCGCTCGCTGCCCGAGGACGACACCTCCATG GCCATCCTGAGCATGCTGCAGGACATGAACTTCATCAGCACCTACAAGATGGACAGGCAGACCCTCACCAG GTTCTGCCTGATGGTGAAGAAGGGGTACCGGGACCCGCCCTACCACAACTGGATGCATGCCTTCTCCGTCTCGCACTTCTGCTACCTGCTCTACAAGAACCTGGAGCTGGTCAACTACCTGGA GGACATCGAGATCTTTGCCCTCTTCATCTCCTGCATGTGCCACGACCTGGACCACAGAGGCACCAACAACTCCTTCCAGGTGGCCTCG AAATCAGTCCTGGCAGCGCTCTACAGCTCCGAGGGGTCTGTCATGGAG CGGCACCACTTCGCCCAGGCCATCGCCATCCTCAACAGCCAAGGCTGCAACATCTTCGACCACTTCTCCCGCAAG GACTACCAGCGGATGCTGGACCTGATGCGGGACATCATCCTGGCCACGGACCTGGCACATCACCTGCGCATCTTCAAGGACCTCCAGAAGATGGCAGAAG TGGGCTATGACCCCAAGAACAAGCAGCACcgaagcctcctcctctgcctcctgatgACCTCCTGCGACCTCTCAGACCAGACCAAGGGCTGGAAGACCACCAGGAAGATTGCG GAGCTGATCTACAAAGAGTTCTTCTCCCAAGGGGATCTG GAGAAGGCGATGGGCAACCGCCCGCTGGAGATGATGGACCGGGAGAAGGCCTACATCCCCGAGCTGCAGATCAGCTTCATGGAGCACATTGCCATGCCCATCTACAA gctgctgcaggagctgttccCCAAGGCGGCGGAGCTGTACCAGCGAGTGGCCAGCAACAGGGAGCAGTGGACCAAGGTCTCGCACAAGTTCACCCTGCGGGGGCTGCCCAGCAACAACTCCTTGGACTTCCTGGACGAGGACTACGACCCCCAGGCCCCCGAGCCCCCCCTCAACGGCTGCCTGCAGGCCGAGCCGGGGGCACCGCCCGAGCCGCGGGCACCGCCGCAGGAGGGCGCGGAGTga